The Lasioglossum baleicum unplaced genomic scaffold, iyLasBale1 scaffold1564, whole genome shotgun sequence genome includes a region encoding these proteins:
- the LOC143220785 gene encoding LOW QUALITY PROTEIN: beta-alanine-activating enzyme-like (The sequence of the model RefSeq protein was modified relative to this genomic sequence to represent the inferred CDS: inserted 1 base in 1 codon; substituted 1 base at 1 genomic stop codon), protein MLKNYYAYAISTSGSTGVPKVVKVTHSCIVPNILDLNKILTITKCDKISQFTNFTFDPSVVEIFLALSNAGTLFMVSKSLKNNPNRLLKKAYSSQVTILQITPSVFMYSWTAECLKTSILSNNTSLRAILFGGEPFPKLELISETKHPYNGTKIYNIYGITEVSCWASINEIILTNGQFNVHYLGQLLSHTVFQVKNENGELITSGTGSLYIGSNQRVCVMNDENIEDLELPLFRDSGDIVMXIDENGRIFYKGRKNSFVKKFGNKVDLTKIQEFVLQIDFVKVVXVVWDDSCHHLHLYFSTKENITNYHDVNTNMVRHLSKLDPLYRPDKIHFMEHIEFTTSGKISLEFMKKTLHAKRVKKLKLFLRLFGENNLQHKNDGFVKLGGTSILALQISNTISERANMEFPELIGMLLMDATVNECFSYIKNNILSQDKKK, encoded by the exons ATGTTAAAA aatTATTATGCTTATGCAATTTCTACTTCTGGCTCAACTGGAGTACCAAAAGTGGTCAAAGTTACTCATTCCTGTATAGTTcctaatattttagatttgaaCAAAATACTGACAATAACAAAGTGTGATAAAATTTCTCAATTTACAAATTTTACATTTGATCCTAGCGTTGTCGAAATTTTTCTTGCACTCTCAAATGCTGGAACACTTTTTATGGTTTCAAAGTCCTTGAAGAACAATCCAAATAG GCTTTTAAAAAAAGCTTATTCTAGCCAAGTTACTATACTACAAATAACTCCATCAGTTTTTATGTATAGTTGGACAGCTGAATGTTTGAAAACCAGTATTTTGAGTAATAATACTTCATTAAGAGCTATTCTTTTTGGTGGTGAACCTTTTCCCAAACTAGAATTAATTTCTGAAACTAAGCATCCTTATAATGGTACTAAAATTTATAACATTTATGGTATTACTGAAGTGTCTTGTTGGGCTAGTATTAACGAAATTATATTAACAAATGGACAATTTAATGTACACTACTTGGGGCAATTATTATCACATACTGTGTTTCAAGTTAAGAATGAAAATGGAGAATTAATAACAAGCGGCACAGGCTCTCTTTATATAG GTAGCAATCAAAGGGTGTGTGTGATGAATGATGAAAATATAGAAGACTTAGAATTACCATTATTTCGTGATTCTGGTGATATAGTTATGTAA attGATGAAAATGGTAGGATATTTTACAAAGGAAGAAAGAAcagttttgtaaaaaaatttggaaataaaGTAGATCTgacaaaaattcaagaatttgTATTACAAATAGATTTTGTAAAAGTAG ATGTAGTATGGGATGATAGTTGTCATcatttacatttatatttttctactaaggaaaatattacaaattatcacGATGTAAATACCAATATGGTGAGACATTTGAGTAAATTAGATCCTTTATATAGACCAGATAAAATTCATTTCATGGAGCATATTGAATTTACAACTAGCGGAAAAATTTCTTtagaatttatgaaaaaaacACTACATGCAAAAAGAGTTAAG AAATTGAAGTTATTTTTACGTCTATTTGGGGAAAACAATTTACAACATAAAAATGACGGATTTGTAAAATTAGGAGGTACATCCATATTAGCACTTCAAATATCAAATACAATATCTGAAAGAGCAAATATGGAATTTCCTGAATTAATTGGCATGCTTTTAATGGATGCTACTGTTAATGAATGTTTtagttatataaaaaataatatattgagtcAGGATAAGAAAAAGTAG
- the LOC143220783 gene encoding S-phase kinase-associated protein 1-like has protein sequence MPNIKLQSSDGEVFEVDVAIAKCSVTIKTMLEDLGMDEDEEEVVPLPNVNSAILRKVLQWATYHKDDPPLPEDDENKEKRTDDISSWDADFLKVDQGTLFELILAANYLDIKGLLDVTCKTVANMIKGKTPEEIRKTFNIKNDFSASEEDQVRKENEWCEEK, from the exons ATGCCTAACATCAAACTACAGAGCTCTGATGGCGAAGTTTTCGAAGTGGATGTCGCTATTGCAAAATGTTCCGTGACTATAAAAACTATGCTGGAAGATCTTGGGATGGATGAAGATGAGGAAGAAGTTGTCCCTCTTCCAAATGTTAATTCTGCTATTTTAAGGAAGGTACTACAATGGGCAACTTATCACAAAGATGATCCACCGCTACCTGAAGATGATGAAAATAAGGAGAAACGTACGGATGATATAAGTTCTTGGGATGCAGATTTTTTAAAG GTTGATCAAGGAACATTGTTCGAATTAATTTTGGCAGCTAATTATCTTGATATTAAAGGCTTGTTAGATGTGACATGCAAAACTGTTGCTAACATGATAAAAGGCAAAACTCCAGAAGAAATTCGcaaaacattcaatattaaaaatgatttctcTGCATCAGAAGAAGACCAAGTTCGCAAAGAAAATGAATGGTGTGAAGAAAAGTAG